GGCGCACGAGCATGATGTCCCGGTACATATGGATGGTGCCAGGATTTTTAATGCATCTGTCGCTTCATCCACGCCAGTCAAAGAGATCGCCGCTCCTGTTGATTCTGTGACATTTTGCCTTTCAAAAGGCCTATGCTGCCCTGCCGGTGCCATGCTCCTGGGAAGAAAAGCTTTTATTGACGAAGCAAGGCGCAATAAAAAAATGTTAGGGGGAATAATGAGGCAGACAGGAATCCTTGCCGCTGCCGGGCTGATAGCGCTTGACGAGACAGTTGAACGTTTACAGGATGACCATAATAATGCAAAACTTCTTGCTCTGAAGCTCGCTGAAATAAATGACATTTTCATAGATATAAATAGTGTTCAGAGTAATATGGTTTACTTCAAAATAAATGTTTCGGAGAGTAAGTGCCTTAATATCATTCAGTATTTAAAGAATAACGGGGTGCTTGTCGATTATAAAGGAGGGGGAAGTGTGCGTATGGTTACTCATAAAGATATATCGGAGCAGGATATCAATAAGGCGATAAGGCAAATAATATCAGCTATCAATACAATCCATGCCATGTAAAGAAAAGTAGCATTATAGCTGCCCTTGTTTTTGATGTGTCCTTGTCTGTGGGTATGCCGCGCGCATTATTGCCCGTAATCGTTAGTTTATCTTAAAACGGGTTGACGACGAGTATATAACGGAGGACGGGGCCTCCTAATTCGTCGCAGTCTATTGTGTTCTGTGCGTTCTCTCTGGCCATAGTATACATTGTTCGCATGCGAGTCTTTGGTCATAACAGATAAGGAGTCTGTGTTTATTGTGTTGTGCGGCGTCAGTCAGTGCCGCTATCGGCGGTATTCGCGTATTATATTATAAAATAATGAAAGCCAGTGATAATCAGCCTCTATTCAATCAGGCTGTGCCAAACGGTGTGGTTTTTCTTCCTGTCTTATTGTGTGGTTATATTATAATTACCGTGAAGCTGGGGATACTATTCTGATTTGAAGGGGGGCGGCCGCATGCTTGATCTTACCATCCTTACCGACAACAATACGATCATCGACCGGTATTATCTGGGGGAGCCGGGGCTCTCTTTTTGGCTTGAGTGCGGCGGTAAAAAATTTCTGTTTGACACGGGTTATTCCGATGTTTTTATCCGCAACGCGGCGCTGATGGGCATCGAGCTGACGCGGATGGACGGGCTTATCTATTCTCACGGGCACAACGACCACACCTGGGGTACGCATTCGCTCGTCGCGCTCTTTGACCGCCTGGCGGTTGAGCGCCGGCCGCTGCTTGTCGCGCACCCGCTGGCGTTTGAGAACAAGGTGCACGGACGGCTTACTATTGGGGTGATGATGGGGGCGGAGGCGCTGGGCAATTATTTTGAGCTTGCGCTTTCCGCCGAGCCGCGCGAGCTTGCGCCCCGGCTTTGGTGGCTGGGGGAGATACCGGCGGCGGTGACGCCGCGCCGCGCGGTGGGCAAGATAAAGGATTCCCGCGGCGAACGCGGCGATTATTGCCTTGACGACTCCGCGCTTGCCTACGCGGGCGAGGATGGGCTTGTGATCATCACCGGCTGCTCGCACTCCGGCATTTGCAATATCATCGAACGGGCGCGTGATGTGACCGGGGAGCGCCGCGTCGCCGACGTCGTGGGAGGTTTTCACCTGCTCTCGTGTTCAGGCGGAGAGATGGCGGAGATATCAGCCTATATGAAGATGGTGGGTGTGACGCGGCTGCATCCCTGTCACTGTACGGACTTTGCCGCGAAGGCGGCGCTCGCGCGGGATTTTTCTGTCGCAGAAGGCGGAGTAGGGCTTCGGCTCAATTACAGATGACGCGCAGAGAATAAAAATGCGATACTGAGACTGGCGGCGGAGCCGGCCTCGGACGGATCAATAATGACATAAGTCCCAGCCTCCCGGCCGTCGTATGGAATTTTCGCCATGCATTTTTTAGAACAAAAGAGGAACATACGAATGTTGGGACATAGGTCATCGGCGGCGCTTGGCAAGGAAGAACAGCGCCGGCGAATGTTAAGCGAGCCGGTGGGCAGGCTCATTCTCTCCCTTGGCGGACCGACGACGGTTATTATGGCAGTCACCACCATTTACCTGATCTCGAATGTATTTTTCATCTCAAAGCTGGGGACCAGCGCCAACGCCGCCGCGAGCGTCGTCTTCGCCATCTTCGCCTTTTTCAACGCCGTCGGTTATACCTTTGGCCGCGGCGCGGAGAGCAAGATAGAGATAAGTCTCAGCGCCGGCGACGACACGGAGGCAAGCCGTTTTGCCTCCACATCTTTCTATTCCGTCATCCTGATCGGCACGCTGACCGCGCTCCTCGGCATAAAATATGTTGAGGGTCTCATGAGGCTCCTTGGCGCGACGGACAGCATCCTGCCATACGCCGTCGATTATTCGCGCCACGTACTGCTCAGCGCTCCCTTCGCCTGTTCGGCTTTCGTAATGAACAACATCCTGCGCGCCGAGGGTAAGGCTGTTTATTCTATGCGCGGGCTGCTGGGTGGCTCTTTGCTCAACATAGTGCTGACTCCGGTGCTGATATTTCCCCTGAAAATGGGCATTGCGGGGGCCGGGGCGGCGACGCTCGTGAGCCAGTGCGTCAGCTTCGTCATTCTTTATGAATATTTCCTGCGCGGCAAGAGCATCACCAGGCTCACGCTGGCCGGCGTGTCGCGCGATCCGCGCGAATACTATGATATTTTCCGGATCGGCAGCCCCTCTATGACGCGGCAGGGCTTTTCCAGCCTCTCCACCGCGGCGCTCAACTATGCCGCCGGAGCCTACGGCGACGCCGCAATCGCGGCGATGTCGGTCGTTTCACGCGTCGTCATGTTCCTCTTCGCCATCGTTACGGGCATTACGCAGGGTTTTCTGCCCGTTGCAGCCTATAACTATGGCGCGAAGCAGTACGCGCGCATCCGCCAAGGTTTTTGGTTCACCGTCAGGGCAGGCCTGCTCTGCATGTCCGTCATCTCTCTTCTCACCTACATCTTCGCGCGCGAGATCGTCACGGTTTTCAGCTATGGGGACTCGGCGATCATCGGCGTCGGGACCTTCGCGCTCCGCTGTCAGGCGGCGGTTTTCATCCTTCAGCCGCTCTTCATCGTCACCGAGATGATGATGCAGGAACTTGGCTTCGCCGCGCGCGCCTCGGTGCTGGCCTCGCTGCGTCAGGGGATATTCTTCCTGCCGATGCTGGCGGTGCTGCCGTCCTTTATGGGGCTGGACGGCGTCGCGGTCAGCCAGGCGGCTGCCAATGTTATGACCCTCTTCGCGACGCTGCCCTTTGTTTACAGCTTTATGAAGCTGCTCGACACTAAAGAAAAGGCGATGCCGGATTCCACGGAAACGACGGCGTCAGCCAAAAACTGATCCGGCGTTTTAAGCTTCGCTTTAGGTGCCTGTGCGTTTTCGCGTGAAAAACAGAGGGGCCGGGAGTGGCTCCTTTGCGTTCAAATGATTGCCGCATAGTTTATTTTTTATTCTTTCTGAGTTGGAGGCAGAACGCGCCGAGACAGATGAGGAGGCTCCACGGGGCCGCGCCGCAGCCGCCTGAACCGCCGTAGTGTGTGTCTGTATCTATCACTGTTACCATGCATTCGGCGCTGAATTCGCCCGCCCTGGCCGTTATTACCGCCGTGCCGGGGGCGTGCGCCGTCACCTTGCCGTCAGCCACGCTCGCGGCCTCCGGGCTGCCGCTCGCCCAAATGACGGCGTCCGTCGAATCAGCGGGCGTGACCGCCGCTGCGAGTGTCAGCGTTTCGCCCTTTCTCAGCGACGCCGCGCTCTTGTCTAGCGTGATGCCGGCGGCGGGTATCCTTTCGACGACATTTATCCCCGCAGAGAGCACGATATCATGCGGTGTCTCCGAAGGGCCGAATTCAGGATCGGAGAGATCGCTGGGGCAGAATTTTACCCTGACGGACATTTCGGCGCTGCCGGGGGATTTCCCGCTCACGGCGACGACGGCGCCTTTGGTCGCGGCAGCCGCGATATTGTCAGGCGTGACGGCGGCGGAGAGTTCCCTGACGTGCGAACCGAATGGCGCGCCTGTGCCGGGGAACAGCTCCAGCGTGAAATCGGCAGCGCCGTTTTGCGCCACTGTCGCCGAGAAGGGAACGAGCAGGCAGGCGGTGACTATTTTTTGCTGCTGTTCGGAGGTGAAGGGACACGCTCCGGCTGTCGTCTCCGCGTCGCCCGCGGCGCGCGGCGCGGAAGAGTCTAGCCAGGCGCATTCCGTAATGATCCCCTCATCATCCTGTGGGTCGTGAGCCTTATTGTATCCGGCTATACCGCCTCTGTACGTGCTGAATGATTCCACTCTCCCGGCCGATGCGCATCTCCTTATCATGCCGCCGCTTCCGCGGTTGGCGCCGGCGACGCCTCCCGCCGCCGTCCAGTTTTGACTGACGCCGGAGCCAGGCAGGCGGATATCTCCAAGGTTCACGCAGTCCTCTATCAACAGGAAGTTTATGGCCGCGATGCCGCCAGCGTAACTTTCGCCGTCAATGTACGATGAGGTTATCGTGCCGCTGTTGACGCAATTGGAAATCACGGTTCCATCGTCACCGCCGAGCCGTCCTGTGATGCCGCCTACGGGGGCGTCGGGGCCGCTTATGTTTCCCGTATTGCGGCAATTGAGTATTTTAGTGATGCCGCCGGTGCCGCCCACGATGCCGCCTACGCCTGAACCGGAGCCGTCGCCCTCCAAAGTGACGCTACCGCTGTTTACGCAGCCGTCAATGGATGAGGATTTAGCACCCGTTCTGCTGTCGGTCTCGGCGACGATGCCGCCGAGGGCGCTGTTGCCCCGGCCTTTTACGGGACCGCTGTTTTTGCAATTTTTTAATGTATAGCTATTGGCCGTTACGGCGATGCCTCCCGCCGTCGCTCTGCCGCCTGCCTTCCCTATAATTTCGCCGCTGTTTTCGCAGCCTTCGATGACAGCTTTTTCGGCCTGATATAAGTCGGTTGCATATCGATTACTGCCATTTTCGCAGCTGATGCCGGCGGCCGCTCCTCCCTCTACGCGCGCGTTGTTGAGGCAGGAGGATATGCGCCCGTAGTTTCTTGCGGCGATGCCGGCGCAGTAGCTATTTTCACCGACAGATTCCATTATGAGAGTGCCGGTCACGGCGGCGCGGTTCTCACATCTTTCGATAACGCCGCGGTTGATATCGGCGACGCCGGCCAGATATTCGTAATCTCCCGCAATCGAGCCGGTGACTGTAATGTTCTTCACAACGCCCGACACGCCGATGTATCCGAAGAGGGCGGCGGAAATCCCTGTTCCCGAGATCGTCAGGTTCTTTATGGTATTTCCGCCACCGTCAAGGGCTCCTTCAAAGGTTTTTGCCGGCGTAGTGCCAAAATTTCCTATCGGCGTCCATTGACGGCCGTTGAGATCGATGTCGCCGGAGAGGGTTATGCTCTTGTCCGTGAAATCATCGGAAGCTGCGTTGACGAGCGCGGCCAGTCCGGCGAGTTCTTCGGGGGCGGAGATGACATAGCTTCGCGCGGAGCCGTCGCCGTACCATTCCGTGTCAACGCCGCCGCTCCAAGCGGCGGAACATGATAAACAGCAGAGGAGGAGCGCCGCCGTCAGGAGGAGGGACCTCATGCCGCTCCTAATTAAGGAGGCCATATTTCTCATCTTTTTATCACCCTTTCGTCATATAGAGAGGAAACGGGGCCGCCGAGGGCCCCTTGATATTCGCGCCGGGGTTACTTTTTGCGTGCTTTGAGGCAGAGCCAGGCCGCGCCGAGGGTGATGAAGACGCCCCACGGGGCCGCGCTGCAGCCGCCGCTTGAGCCGCCGGAGCCGGGGGACTCTGGGACCGGCTGGCTTTTGAGCTTCACGTCCCCGATGATGGGGATGGCGAAGCTGAAATATTTCTTATAGCCGGCGACGGTGAAGGTGACAGTCGCCGTCTCCGCGTCATACCGCGCGGGGAAAGCCGTCAGGCGGTACGGCTTCGTCCCGGGGTCGACGATGAAGACGCAGGGGCTGCCGGCGAAGGCCCCCTTAAAGCCGCCGATCCTGATATGGAAGGTGACGTCGCCGTCGGAGGCGGTCTCTTTATCGTAATCGATCGTGACGCCGACCGCGGTGAGGGCCGACAGCGAGATGAGGTCGTCCTTCTTGAACCCCTCCGGCCAGTCTATCGAATCAAGGGTGTCGTCAGTGCTGATGTATTTATTGATCGTGCCGCGCCAGCCGTCAAGCCCTTTTTCACGGCGTTTGACATTTGCGGGGGAAATGCCCGCGGGCAGCGGTTCGTCAACGCTGACGTCTATGGAGGCGACGGGATACTCTTCGTAGTCTTTGCTGATGATGAAGGGTTTCGCGGGCTCGTGGTCAGGGGCTGGGGCGGGACCGCCTTTGGCTATAAAGATCGCGTAAGGCTTATCTTTTTCAAAACTGAGCGTCTTCGCCGGCTTGATGGCGATGGTCTTATTTGCGCTGTCCACCGCGATGCCGTCCACAGCCTCCACTAAGACATATGTGGAAACCGGAGGTTTTGGGGACCAATCGATGTCGAGGCGTGTAATGAATGCCTTCGCGTCGTTTGCGACTGCGGGCGGCACGCCGTCGGTCGTTTCCAGCAAAATGACGCCGCCCGAGCCCGACGCCGAGCAATATGCCTGCCAGGCGGTTAGGATTTCACTGTTGCCGAGCAATTGGCAGAGCCCGTTGCCGGCATCTTCTTTTATCATATTCTGCAGTTCGGTATCTGGCGGTTCTGGAAAGGCCCAGACGCTGTCATCCACTAAGGTCCCGCCCACATTCAGGCCGTTCAGGGGGATCTTTTGATAATTGTCGCTGACAGCCGGCGACGCCAGAGCCGCTGCGGACGATACCGTCAAGACGACGACCAATGTGATGACGCGAAGAAGAATTTTTACCGCTCTCATCGATTCCACTCTCCTCTTTGTTTAGGATGGGCGGGGTCACGCCCTCTTTGTCCTATTATTAAAAAAAGAGAGTCTTTTGAACAGGCCGTCATGACGACAGAATGCGTCGCATGTACGCCAGGTTTTGTCGTAACGACGACATTGATATACAATTAGATTTTATTGATAAAATAAAGGATACTGATGATATGATTTCAAGCCGTCGTGTCCGATTCCCGCGCCGCCTCTTCTTCCGCGAGGCATTCGTAGTAGAGGCGGAGCAGCCCCAGGCGTGATTTTGTGCCGGTCTTCTCATATATGGCGGTGAGGCTGCGCTGAAAGGCTCTGCCGGAGATCGCCATTTGCTCCGCGAGTTCGTTTATGCTGTCGTCGCTCATAATGACCAGCTCGGCTATCTCGTTTTCGCGGCCGCTGAGGCCGTATCTCCCGGCGAAGGAGGCCGCCGTTCCGCCTGCCGGGCTCTTTTCGCCGCTGGAGTTATTCAGCTTGCCCGCTGCGTAAAATAGCAGCAATACCGCGAGCGAGAGGCAGATGCTGATGATGGTCAGCAGATGGTGGCCGGCATGCTGAAAGAGCTTCACTCCCGGCACCGCGATAAAGCCAATGGTAAGCGAGCGCACGACGCGCCCCATACCGGCCCACAGGGCGGGAGCTGCGGTCCTCGGAGCCATTTCCATGAAGGCGAGCGTAATGTACAGAATGACGAAGCCGCCCAGGAAGTAGAGTGTTGCAAGGCTGATGACGAAGCCGAAGGAACCTTCAAGAAATGATGTGACGATTACAGAGAAGAGGAGTACGCAGACGGTGGCTATCGGCAGACAGCGGCGGTCTTTTATATCGGCGATGAATCCGGCCATGACGAGCGATACGGCGTAGAAGAGCCGCGGGTAGGCGGAGAGCGTGACGTCGCCGCGCGCGCTGAAGTCTGTCACGATCGCGTCGCTTATGCCTATCGCCGCCGACATCAGGCAGGCGGCGATGACGCAGGTCAGCTTGTCGTTTGCGGTCTTCGGCGATTCTTCCGCGCCGGGGCGCAGGGGGCGGCGCTCGTCCTTTTGCCCTTTGAGCGGCATCCACAGAGAGAGGGCGAGCGCCGCCGCCGCGCTCGCCATAAGCGCCGGGGCTGTCTTGGTGTAGTTCTGGACGAGATATTGTATGAGGACGGCGGCGCAGACAGCACCGCCGACGGTGATGCCGAGATGGGGACTGCCATCCATGTCGACGGCCGCGGCGTAATGGACGAAGGCCCCGACATAGCCTATCGCGAGCATGGCGACGGCGGCGAGGAGCATGAAAAAGAAGGGCGATCCAACAAAGACGATCAGGCCGAACGAGAAGAGGAAAATCGCGCCGGCGCAGACGAGCATGGCGCGGCGGGCGGCTTCGCCGCGGACGAGCGCGCGGCTCAGCGGCAGCAGCAGGTACCCAGCGGCGGTGGCGATGAGCCCCACGCAATAGGCAGGGACGACCGCCTCCGCGCCGACGGCGGCGGCCGCCCTGTCCTGTATGACCAGCTCGGCAAGCAGAAATATGAACATATAGAGCGCGTAGTATGTCCCGTTGAAGACGGATACGTTTATCTCCGCCCGCGGCGGCGCTATGCTTTTATTCATTTCTTCATCACCAGCCCGGCTCGCTTGATTTATTTACGACGTACTCTGTCCATATTGCAACTATAACAATATACGTACTTAATTTCAACAATAAGAACGTCATAAATCATAAAAGGCCGCCATCTGCCCGTGGTTGGGGCGGATGGCGGCCCTTGTGCCGGCCGTCTATTCTTCCGGGTCGTAAAGGCAGTAGAGCGCCTGTGTGCCGCTGTTTTCGTAACCGCCCTCGGCGAGTTCCTCGTAGAGTTCTCTCGTAACTGTAAGCGCGGGCAGGTCCAGATCCATCTCGTCCGCCGCCTCTTCCGCGAGCTTCATGTCTTTTATGTAGTGTTTGATGAAGAAGCCGGGGGCGAAATCCCCCTTGAGTATGCGGGGCCCGTAATTTTTCAGGCTCCAGGTCGCCGCCGAGCCGCCGCCTACGGCCTCGATGAATTCGTCAAGGTCCAGCCCGCAGGATTTCGCGAAGGCAAGGGCCTCGCACATTCCGGTCATGGTTCCCGCGATCACGATCTGGTTGCCGAGCTTCGCGTTCTGTCCGTCTCCCGCGCCGCCCATATGTTTGACGGTGCGCCCCATTATCTTGAAATAGGGCAGCGCCTTTTCAAAGTCCTCGCTGTCGCCGCCCGCGAAGATGGTGAGCGTCGCCTCGCGCGCTCCTTTGTCGCCGCCGGTGACGGGGGCGTCAAGGACGCCTACGCCGCGTTTCTTGCCCGCGGCCTGTATCTTTCTCGCTAGTTTTGGGCTTGAGGTGGTCATGTCGACGAGCACAGCGCCCTCTTTAGCGTTTTCCACAAGTCCTTTTTTGCCGAGGTAGACCTCTTCAACGTCCTTGGGGAAGCCTACGATGGTGAATATGATGTCGCACTTCGCGGCGATATCGGCGGGGGCGTCTTCCCATACCGCGCCCTTGTCGACGAGGGGCATCGCCCTCTCTTTAGTGCGGTTGTAGACATGCACCTCATTG
The window above is part of the Cloacibacillus evryensis DSM 19522 genome. Proteins encoded here:
- a CDS encoding MBL fold metallo-hydrolase, with the translated sequence MLDLTILTDNNTIIDRYYLGEPGLSFWLECGGKKFLFDTGYSDVFIRNAALMGIELTRMDGLIYSHGHNDHTWGTHSLVALFDRLAVERRPLLVAHPLAFENKVHGRLTIGVMMGAEALGNYFELALSAEPRELAPRLWWLGEIPAAVTPRRAVGKIKDSRGERGDYCLDDSALAYAGEDGLVIITGCSHSGICNIIERARDVTGERRVADVVGGFHLLSCSGGEMAEISAYMKMVGVTRLHPCHCTDFAAKAALARDFSVAEGGVGLRLNYR
- a CDS encoding MATE family efflux transporter; this encodes MLGHRSSAALGKEEQRRRMLSEPVGRLILSLGGPTTVIMAVTTIYLISNVFFISKLGTSANAAASVVFAIFAFFNAVGYTFGRGAESKIEISLSAGDDTEASRFASTSFYSVILIGTLTALLGIKYVEGLMRLLGATDSILPYAVDYSRHVLLSAPFACSAFVMNNILRAEGKAVYSMRGLLGGSLLNIVLTPVLIFPLKMGIAGAGAATLVSQCVSFVILYEYFLRGKSITRLTLAGVSRDPREYYDIFRIGSPSMTRQGFSSLSTAALNYAAGAYGDAAIAAMSVVSRVVMFLFAIVTGITQGFLPVAAYNYGAKQYARIRQGFWFTVRAGLLCMSVISLLTYIFAREIVTVFSYGDSAIIGVGTFALRCQAAVFILQPLFIVTEMMMQELGFAARASVLASLRQGIFFLPMLAVLPSFMGLDGVAVSQAAANVMTLFATLPFVYSFMKLLDTKEKAMPDSTETTASAKN
- the ltaE gene encoding low-specificity L-threonine aldolase, with amino-acid sequence MTSKPDYTMVKSDFRSDTSTRPTQSMLQAMLLAECGNEGYGDDPTLNELERRASVLFGKDAALFMPSGTMANLVAVMSHINRGNEVILEADSHIITNECGGLCVVAGAIPRILPGEKGVMDLNKVEGLIRKQSFKTPSTGLICIENTHNKSSGSVLPMKYITDISALAHEHDVPVHMDGARIFNASVASSTPVKEIAAPVDSVTFCLSKGLCCPAGAMLLGRKAFIDEARRNKKMLGGIMRQTGILAAAGLIALDETVERLQDDHNNAKLLALKLAEINDIFIDINSVQSNMVYFKINVSESKCLNIIQYLKNNGVLVDYKGGGSVRMVTHKDISEQDINKAIRQIISAINTIHAM
- a CDS encoding helix-turn-helix transcriptional regulator, whose protein sequence is MNKSIAPPRAEINVSVFNGTYYALYMFIFLLAELVIQDRAAAAVGAEAVVPAYCVGLIATAAGYLLLPLSRALVRGEAARRAMLVCAGAIFLFSFGLIVFVGSPFFFMLLAAVAMLAIGYVGAFVHYAAAVDMDGSPHLGITVGGAVCAAVLIQYLVQNYTKTAPALMASAAAALALSLWMPLKGQKDERRPLRPGAEESPKTANDKLTCVIAACLMSAAIGISDAIVTDFSARGDVTLSAYPRLFYAVSLVMAGFIADIKDRRCLPIATVCVLLFSVIVTSFLEGSFGFVISLATLYFLGGFVILYITLAFMEMAPRTAAPALWAGMGRVVRSLTIGFIAVPGVKLFQHAGHHLLTIISICLSLAVLLLFYAAGKLNNSSGEKSPAGGTAASFAGRYGLSGRENEIAELVIMSDDSINELAEQMAISGRAFQRSLTAIYEKTGTKSRLGLLRLYYECLAEEEAARESDTTA
- a CDS encoding Ig-like domain-containing protein — translated: MRSLLLTAALLLCCLSCSAAWSGGVDTEWYGDGSARSYVISAPEELAGLAALVNAASDDFTDKSITLSGDIDLNGRQWTPIGNFGTTPAKTFEGALDGGGNTIKNLTISGTGISAALFGYIGVSGVVKNITVTGSIAGDYEYLAGVADINRGVIERCENRAAVTGTLIMESVGENSYCAGIAARNYGRISSCLNNARVEGGAAAGISCENGSNRYATDLYQAEKAVIEGCENSGEIIGKAGGRATAGGIAVTANSYTLKNCKNSGPVKGRGNSALGGIVAETDSRTGAKSSSIDGCVNSGSVTLEGDGSGSGVGGIVGGTGGITKILNCRNTGNISGPDAPVGGITGRLGGDDGTVISNCVNSGTITSSYIDGESYAGGIAAINFLLIEDCVNLGDIRLPGSGVSQNWTAAGGVAGANRGSGGMIRRCASAGRVESFSTYRGGIAGYNKAHDPQDDEGIITECAWLDSSAPRAAGDAETTAGACPFTSEQQQKIVTACLLVPFSATVAQNGAADFTLELFPGTGAPFGSHVRELSAAVTPDNIAAAATKGAVVAVSGKSPGSAEMSVRVKFCPSDLSDPEFGPSETPHDIVLSAGINVVERIPAAGITLDKSAASLRKGETLTLAAAVTPADSTDAVIWASGSPEAASVADGKVTAHAPGTAVITARAGEFSAECMVTVIDTDTHYGGSGGCGAAPWSLLICLGAFCLQLRKNKK
- a CDS encoding NAD(P)-dependent oxidoreductase, which encodes MSDKKILGFIGTGVMGASMAGHLLAAGNEVHVYNRTKERAMPLVDKGAVWEDAPADIAAKCDIIFTIVGFPKDVEEVYLGKKGLVENAKEGAVLVDMTTSSPKLARKIQAAGKKRGVGVLDAPVTGGDKGAREATLTIFAGGDSEDFEKALPYFKIMGRTVKHMGGAGDGQNAKLGNQIVIAGTMTGMCEALAFAKSCGLDLDEFIEAVGGGSAATWSLKNYGPRILKGDFAPGFFIKHYIKDMKLAEEAADEMDLDLPALTVTRELYEELAEGGYENSGTQALYCLYDPEE